The Anabas testudineus chromosome 5, fAnaTes1.2, whole genome shotgun sequence region tCAAGAACTTTAGAAGAAACTATTTTCTactgaaataatttgaaaagTGTAATCATCAATAACATTTTGGATTCATGTCTGCTTGCAGGAACAAATGTgtgcaaagagaaaaatggCGGGTGCCAGCAGCTTTGTCTTTTCCGTGGCAATGGGCAGCGTACATGTGCTTGTGCCCACGGCATGCTGGCTGAAGATGGCCGTGGCTGCCGTGACTATGACGGCTATCTGCTCTACTCAGAGCGCACCATTCTGAAGAGTGTCCACCTGTCAGATGAAAACAACCTGAACGCGCCCATAAAACCATTTGAGGACCCAGAGCACATGAAGAATGTCATCGCTCTCACGTTTGAttacagaggtggaggtggaaagGGAGCTAACCGTATCTTCTTCAGTGACATCCACTTCGGCAACATCCAGCAGATCAGTGATGATGGGTCCGACCGCAAGACTGTAGTAGAGAGTGAGTGTTTCCGCTTCTGAAGTTTGTGAAAACCTTTTTTACACCATCTCATTTCTAACAATCAGCCTCCACCTACCACACTTCCTTGTTGATCTCCCTTCCATTGCCCCTGCCAATGATTGATGTGGGCCCTGCCATTAGTCAGAATTATTTCTGGTTACTCCATTTATTTTGTGAATAACAAAGATCCCTAACTGTAAACATCAGCTGCCCAAGTGAGAAGTCTtcctggaaaagaaaacagctggatTTCTTCAAAATCCTCTGAACACCACTGATCTAATCTGAACCAGaaagcttttattctgaagttGTAGCCAAACTATAAACAACATTAagacattttctgtctgttgctCTAAGCTTTAAACAAGCCCAGAGACAGATGGACCTTCATTCACCTTATCtcagcacaacaaaacacaggtgcactgttaatgtttcaccaaagtgcttttacttttatctgttttacaAGGAATGCATGATTCAGGATTGTAGGGTGGTTTGTCCCATTATCTCTGGAGAGCAGCGCCTTCTAGCAAATGGTTTCCTCTTCCTATACAATATCCAGGTTTATAGTGAATGCTGTTTTGTCAGAAAGATGTTGCCCACAGTTGGAGGTGCCTTGTGAAGTAGGATTTCCTTTTGAGGGAATTGCCATATCCATTTAAATCATATGATTctctcagcacagcagctcagtttgtaattgttttattgcaattcccagaaatgtttgtgtgtcaggtgtTCCTGTTTTATCAAGGTAGCTGCTGATAGTAATACTGTCAGGTAGCAGCCATGGCCACAGCCCCACTTGCTCTTTGTTCTTTCCTCTTGAACAGTCTTAACAGGTCCTGTCTGAACTTTTGGGACATGAGCACATAGAGGATGGGATTTACTACAGTAGAGGAGGTTGCCATGAAACGTGCAAACACAGTGAAGGCGCCATAACGTGGCGAGGCTCCAGTGGCCCCTGAGGTTTTATCTGCCAGTAATGTCAGTGTCAGGCTATAGGACGGCAGCCAGCACACGGTAAAAGCCAGCACCAGCATGGCTGATGTCTGTGTCACTTTGCTTTGGTAGCGCTCTACCTGGGGTGCCCGGCCTGCATGCTCACCACGCCACAGGAAAAAGTATATGCTTCCATAGGCCACTGCAATGGTGACCAGTGGAAACAAGAAGGACATTAGAAAGTGAAACACTCCATAGATCACCTGGTCTTGGTGGGACAGGAAAGCAAAGCACGCAAGGCCGTCTGAGGCTTGTCGGGGGGTTCCCACAGAGCGAAACACAAGCTGGGGAGCAGCCAGACAGCAGGCTGGAATCCATAGAAGCACAGCAGCTATAGACACGCGGCGACGCGAGAGGAGGGAGTACGCTCGGGCAGGTTGCACCACCGTCAGATAGCGCGACACAGCCAGTGTGGCCAGTGTGAAGACACTGGCAGAGGAGCAGGCCGATCCCAAGAAGCCTACCAAACGACATGCGATTTCCCCAAATGGCCAATGCTGCATAGCTATAGCAACAGTGTGGAAGGGAAGCATGGAGAGCAAAAGGAGGTCTGCAGCGCTCAGAGCCAGCAGGAGAATATCTGTACCTGTCCCTGTCATGGAGCTTTGAGTAAACTGTCCAGTACGTGGCACCCCTCTCCTCTGCCTTCCACACAGGATCACTAACACCATGGTGTGCCCCACGACCCCCAGCAGCAGAACCAGCGAATCTAATATTGGGACAAGTATCCGCTCCACACTGCCCAGTCCTGGGTCACTGCTGTTCCCCAGCACATCCTCTGGACCTGTAGTGTTCCACTGCAACATCCTGTCCTCAGTTGTGATGATGTCTTCTAGTCTTACTGCTACTGTTAGCATAGCATACACAGTGCACTTGTGGTTGGGTCAATATGCTCAAGGTGGCCATAAAACTACTGATAATACATATGGGAAAGGTACACACACTGTGAGTCAATAGAGGTGCACTCAAAAATATCATCACATTTGAGTTTGAGTCATTTAACAGAGAGGttgttaaacatttcaaaatgaatcaATGTGGACTAAAGGTGattattaaatacatatacacacatgacATACATTGATGTTCCAACTGACATTGACACTCCATCCGAAAAACTGTCCTTCAAAGTATCCGGCGAACCTCCATTTTCATAGTTGTGTTAAATCTGCTTCCCATGTGCTGAATGTAAATCATGTCTCTTCACGGTCCTGACAATAGAGTCCACATTTGCTAGAGGCAGTACTTGGAATAAAATGATATCAGAGGGTTTTCATACCTTCCCCCAAACCCCAGTTAAGAGCATCTGTTAAGAGCAAGTGTTGAGGGCTAAACGCTGTAGATTGTGGGATTTCCTGTCACCTCAGACGAGGCGGTTGCTCCACTTGACATCTCGATCAGGGTCGTGCTCAGCAATCCCAAATCAGATTTCCTTCAGTCTCCAAGGAAGCGGTCTCTTGAGAAACACGGTGATAGCGGGGAGGGAAAACAAAGGCGAAGAGCAGCTCGGCAGTAGGATAGGTTTTAAACGAGTAAATGACAGGTGAACTCTGGACTGGTTATCACAGAGTAGGACAGGGGTGGGTTGGTCTGTGCTCTGTGGGAGGGTCCAGTGAAGCCAAGCATAGTTTTTTCCCAGGGTTCattgtttctgttcattttctgaaaGAATCTGTACGTTTTCCTTATGTGTTTCCCCAATTACAGAAATATACAACATAAACTGTATAGAAGTGTCATGCACATAGAGAAACTGAGAGAACTAGTGTTTGCCTACAGAAATCAAGGTAattatttactgctgctctgaaaacaaacatacaattGTACCAAGCCCACTTCAGATAGCATCAATTCACACAGCCAGTGTCGGTACAACTGGCTGACTCAATAGCTTTAAAATCAGCAACATCTGTATTATAGTAAACATGCCAAAATGTACAGAAGGCTAGACAGGGTTAGGTGAACAACAATGTGAAGATAAACAGAAGTGAAGGGCAAAAATCTGAGAAGCGAGTGCTGCAGGCTCGAGCTTTACAATTCATTAACAGCAATGAAGAAGGAGGAAATAGGGGTGAATGGATTTTGTGTTGCTGTCTATCGATCTTTTGGGCACTGATTTATGAGCGCTAGAAGCAGATgagagttgttgtttttgttttttttgttgcatgcCCCTGCTCAGCGCTCCAGTTGCTTTTGCTTCATTCAGTATGTCATAGCATGGTTTGGAGAAATGTTGGCTCAATCTGCAGCCATGCACTGGAGATGTTGAGGTGTAGTGTTAAGTATCCCACCTTGTGGTGAAAGTTGCTGATCATCTCAGGTCATATCCAGCCCAGGAAAAAAAGGCTGCTGTAAGCATTAGACCGCCAGTGTTTCATTGCAGTAACGGTAACAAGAAAGCAACCAGTACTAGTTACTTGTCATTGGAGTTTTCTGATGTGAGCTGGTTTTCTAATTAGTACACAGACGTTTCTGTGCTCGTGTTATTTCTCAGCGCGTCTGTTGCGACAGAACTTTAAGTTTCCCCATCTTGGCTGACTCTTACCTGTCCTCTGGCCTCTGTGCAGACGAGGAGCTCACAGCCTCCCACTCATTTCGAGGCTTTGGAGCAGAGACATGACTGTTCACTTCTCATGTGTTGATGAGGTGGTCCGATGGAAAGTCCTACCATAGTCGGTAACTGTTACTGTGACCTTTTTAGTGAGCTATTTGTTGGATAAAAGCCTTGAATCACACTGTGTTCTTGGTCATTAATACTAAACTGTCATGTTCATAGTCCTGACTCTATGTTGCCACACAGCAGTCTGCCAGCACTGAGCTGCAGCCAAACAGTCCAGACTTGGCCTTTTAACATAGCGCTGGGATTGACGTGCTTCTTTtacttcctctctttttccttctgtcaTCTTCATCTTTCCCTTTTAATGTCTCTCGGTTCTTTACACTTGTCCTCTGTTCTTTTTCAGATGTGGGCTCAGTGGAGGGTTTGGCATACCACAGGGGCTGGGATATGTTGTACTGGACTAGCTACACTACCTCCACCATCACCCAGCACACTGTGGATCAGAGCCGCTGGGGTGCTGTTGACCGGCACACGGTGGTCACCATGTCAGGAGATGATCACCCAAGAGCCTTTGTGCTTGACGAGTGTCAGGGGTTAGAACTAATCTACTTACTCATATAACACATTTGCGTATGATACTGCTCCTTTAGTATATTATGGCAAAACTTTACACTTCTTACTCTCTGCTTCAGCCTCATGTTCTGGACCAACTGGAACGAGCAGTCTCCCAGTATCATGCGAGCCACGCTGACTGGTGCTAATGTTCTCGTGATCATTGGCACCGACATCCGGACCCCTAACGGCCTAGCCATAGACCACCGTGCTGAAAAGCTGTACTTTTCTGATGCCACATTGGACAAGATAGAACGCTGCGAGTATGACGGCACTCGGCGCTATGTGAGTGGTGAACACttgcatgcagacacacacacggtgtAAATTATGCTGcattatgaaaatatttgttcTGAAGTATAATTGTGTTATGGGATTGCCTAATAACAGATGTGAGTTCATCCTTTCAAGTTTACAGCCGAGGCTGGAACGTCCCGAATGTATAATGTGAGCACCGTGGTTGTGCTTCCCCCTGCAGGTGGTTTTGAAGAATGAGCCGGTCCATCCGTTTGGCTTGGCTGTGTATGGTGACTACATCTTCTGGACGGACTGGGTGAGGAGGGCTGTGCTTCGCGCTGATAAATACACAGGAGGCGACATGAAGGTGCTGCGTGCCGACATCCCTCAGCAGCCGATGGGTATCGTTGCAGTGGCCAATGACTCCAACAGCTGTGAGTTTctacacacaaagagaaatccAAATAATTTGtgcctgtgtgcgtgtgcatgcgtCTGTGTGGCACGTATCATTACTGCACTCGGTTATGATAATGTGACAGGAAATGTTtctaaagtttatttatttattaagttagAATGTCTGCTGTGATATGTAATGTACATTTATAGTCAATATCAAGtgagaaaattatttatttcaacaaaataaaaacagcacctGCCAAGTCAGCATACTTCTTTATGctgatgcaaaaataaaacaataagacAATAATAAGTTGTCTTATCGCCATCATTATCATTCTAGGTCACTGATATAGCACAATGGCCAAATACAATAAAGATGAATAATTAAGATGAATTATTTAgttacaaaattaaaatggcTTCAGATTTCATACTAAACTAAAATGCTCTTAAACCACACATTCAGCACATAAGTCTAACTAATAAAATTTGATAAcaccacattttacatttataataagtTGGCACTGTGGTTATTTGATATTCGCAATCGTTTGATAGGTAGAAATAAAGATAATATCTTATGAAATTTCATTACCATTTATTCTGTGGTGAAAACATCATGGCAGTGAGGCcaatatacaatacaaataaattaaatgaagtaAAAGGTTTTATCGGCTTTCTTGAAGAAGATGTTGTACTTCAACACAGAGAAGtacaaaacatgcaaacaaagaTGTGATTCTGCTCCAGCAGAGCAGTTAATGAGATGACAAAAGTAATCTGGGagcgccacacacacacagacacacacacacagccggATTCACAGACACCTACAGAACGGGCCCACCTGCTCTGTATTactacacaagcacacacacacactgtattactacacaagcacacacatatgcatagCAGTGTTCTTCACTATTCGCTATGCATACTCTTCACCTTTTCCTCCATCTTGTCTAATTCCACATCTCCCATTGTCTGTATCCGTTTTCTTTCGCTGCCATATCATCAGCCATCTTTGCTCTCAAGTTGCCTCATTCACTAAACCCTCTCGTGCTCCAGTACCCGCACCGCCCATACGAGCCGAGAGCCTGCGGTAATAGCTGCAAATCCCATTTAGATTGAGTCACATTGAATTATGCATTCAGCAGAAGCAGAGCCATCGCCACATTCATACAGGCCTATCTGTCTGTTGATGTGCATACACATGTGAGGATGCgaagacgtgtgtgtgtttgtgtgtttgtgtgttcaacTTTCCTCATGTCTGTGTAGGCGAGTTCTCTCTGTGCCGTGTTAACAACGGAGGATGTCAGGACCTGTGTCTGTTGACCTCTGAGGGAAGGGTCAACTGCAGTTGCCGTGGTGACAGAAAGCTGTTGGAGGACAACACCTGCGTAGGTAATACAAAAAAGGGATTcataaaaattataatttctgtttttttagaaCATCATGTAATAAAATACAAGTCACCAGTGACGGCAGGCTTTGAATAGATTTGAATAGCTATAAATGAAATGTACTACGCTGCATGCCTTTGGATAGGCGATTTTTTTCCTAAATACACTTTTCTGTCTTGGCCTCTCAGCCCTCAACACTACATGTAACAACATTGATGAGTTTGAGTGTGGAAATGGAGACTGTATAAAATACACTCTGACTTGTGATGGCACAGCCCACTGCAAGGACAAGTCTGATGAGAAACAGTCCTACTGTGGTGAGTGGAACCTTTTTCTCTGccaaaacattttcagcaaGGCTCTTGTACTTGACATTTGTAATTTGAGTCaatttcatttcctgtgtggTTCCCAGTCAACCGTGTGTGTAAGAAGGGTTATAGGCGGTGTGTGAATAGCCGCTGTGTGGGGCATAGCTCCTGGTGCAATGGCCAAGACGACTGTGGAGACAATTCTGATGAACTCTTCTGTAACAGTGAGTCGAGGCTTATGATTAAAAGAGTTATTTTTGCCTGCAGTTGTATGAAAATTTAAAGCCTCCTGTCTTGTGCGTGCAGCCACACTGTGCTCAGCTGATCAGTTCCAGTGCAGAGACGGAGGCTGTATCTCCAACTCTAGCAAGTGTAACCAGAAAGTGGACTGCGAGGATGCTAGTGATGAGATGAATTGTCGTAAGTTCCCAGTTCACTCAGAATAGACCAGAATACCTACAATGAGTTAAACAGAAATCTCTTGGGATGTGGTATAAAGTAGTACTGTTCTCTTTGTTAAGCTGCCACGGACTGTTCCAGTTACTTCCATCTGGGAGTGAAGGGAGTGACATTTCAGAAGTGCGAGTTCACCACACTCTGCTTTGCTCCTTCATGGCAGTGTGATGGAGCTAATGACTGTGGAGACTTTTCAGATGAAAGAAACTGCCCAGGTATTTTAACTACCTCTGAAATCCACATATTTTCTCACAGCTCATTGTACATGCTGTATTCAAGGAAAAACCTTCACAGATGGATTAAAGTCCAATTAGGATTACTCTAAatgcaacagaaacaaaacaatggaTGGTTCTTCCATTAAACTGTTGTCTGGGAGGAGATTTTCCTCGAAAAACATGGCAGCATAAATtcaattttcagtttttctcctcACTCTTCAACTCACCACTTGTCTGCCACTCTACCAGGAAGCGGGAAAGCGAAGTGTCCGTCGACCTTCTTTGCTTGTCCTAGCGGACGTTGTATCCCCATGAGCTGGACTTGTGACAAGGAGAATGACTGTGAGAATGGTGCAGACGAGGCTAACTGTGGTAAGTTTAGACACGAGAACCCAAACAATCTGAACTGCAGCAGACCATTATCGGTGCCGTTATCCTCGACTGCATTCATTCTTTCTGCCCCTCTAGATAAGTTCTGCTCAGCCTCCCAATTTGAGTGTGGGAACCACCGCTGTATTCCCAGCCGCTGGGTGTGTGACGGAGCTGACGACTGCGGTGACAGCAGCGATGAGGACAGCAAGTGCAGTGAGTGCTCGGCACAAACCTGGAATACAACACTCAAATGTAGCGCTAGTATATTTAGCTCCAAACACCTTTTTTACAACAGCAGATTCTGTGGGAAAATATAATagtatttatacattttctcatttctctttctttaatcTGTTTGCATGATAATTATAAGGGTGATTACTACACATCATTAAAAGACTAGGTTTTGGTAATTCCCTAATAACACAGCTCTGTTAATCATACATTCACAGTCAAGAGCAGCAAAATTATTTTAGATAACATCTTTCCATCACAGAAACCATAACCTGCAGTCCTGAGGCATTCCAGTGCCCTGGATTGCTTATGTGTGTCCCTCAACTTTGGAAGTGTGACGGAGACAAAGATTGTCCCGATGGAGCTGACGAGAGCGTCAAAGCTGGCTGTGGTGAGTACAGGCAGGGTCACGATGTGGTCGAACCCTGAGATAAAAAGGAACACATAAATCTATACTGCATCTCTTATCACTCACCAAATATGTTTATACCTCAGTGTTCAACGATACGTGCAGCAGCAATGAGTTCATGTGCCAGAACCGACAGTGCATCCccaaacattttgtgtgtgacCATGACAAAGACTGCAGCGATGGCTCCGATGAGTCGCCAGAGTGTGGTGAGTGGATCGTGGAAGCGCTCTCCACCTCCCCgtcacatttaataataaacagttcTCAACTCTCTTTCAATGTTGTGCTGTTTCTCATTTGCAGAATATCCAACCTGTCGACCCAGTGAGTTCCGCTGTGCTAATGGACGCTGCCTCATCCACAGTTCATGGGAGTGTGATGGAGACTTTGACTGCCATGACCAGTCAGATGAAGCACCCAAGAACCCACGCTGCACCGGCCCAGGTGAAACTCACACAGCCACTCCAGAGTCACTTTTTACAtacttttattatatatatgtatgtatgaatcTGCATCAATCTTATTAAATTAGTATATCATCTGACAGTGTAATCTAAGTGCAGAACACACattcaatacaataaaatacatcaatGTATAAATGACCAGGAAACCAGTACTTGTTATTAAGTTTGGGACAACTGGAAACTGAAATGTATTCCTATGGCTCAGAAATAGTAGTGGCAACATTGGTTGACATTTTTACTGCACTTGTTTAATgtaatttcctctttttttatgGAACAGAGAAGAAATGCAATGATACCGCATATGCCTGCAATAATGGAAATTGTGTCAATGAGACATTGCTCTGCGACCACAAGGATGACTGCGGTGATGGCTCAGATGAGCTTAACTGCTTTATCAATGAGTGCTTGAACAGCAAACTGAGTGGCTGCTCTCAGCTCTGTGAGGACTGGAAAATAGGCTTCAAGGTAAGTGAAATTCTCGGCGTAAGTCCTCCATGCATGTGTAAAATAAGCAGCGTGCATTGTTGCTTTACCTGCTCCGTACTTTGCCTCCCCACAGTGTAGATGCCATCCTGGTTTCCGTCTGAAAGATGATGGGAAGACTTGTGTTGACATAGATGAGTGTACGACAACCTATCCCTGCACACAACGCTGCATCAACACACATGGCAGCttccactgtctgtgtgtggaggGTTTCCAGCTGAGCCCTGAAAACCCCACCATATGCAAATCCACCTCTGGTAAGAAAcatgacagatttaaaaaacgTTCAGGCGAGTGTTAAAGGTAAATCCACCCACTTATGAAGCCTCCATGCCTACAGATGAGGAGCCTTTCCTGATCTTTGCAAACCGCTACTACCTGAGGAAGCTCAACTTGGATGGCTCCAACTACACACTGCTCAAACAGGTGAGTCCTGCAGATACAGAATGTCCTTTGTGACACCTTGCAAGCCCTCCTGCAGGGGTTTATCTCTGGACCAGACTAATAGAGCTCCTGTGCTTTGACAGGGCTTGAACAATGCTGTGGCTCTGGACTTTGACTACCGCGAGCAGATGATTTATTGGACAGATGTGACCACCCAGGGCAGCATGATACGGCGCATGCACATCAACGGCAGCGACGTCCAGGTCAGTGTAGTAGCCTCTTGTCTAGGGAAGATAGGATATGAGGAAATGCCTGACTGGCTATCCTTGTCAACATAAAgcctgcatttaaaatgattaattaaactTCATTTGTTTGCTCGCATGTGCAGTGAAGACCCAGGCAAAAGCAATTAAATCCTTCATTTTGAGGCACAAATACAGGAACTGTACACTGCATGCTCATTTTGTTAGGTCCTTCATCGCACATCACTCAGCAATCCAGATGGTTTGGCAGTCGACTGGGTGGGAGGCAATCTGTACTGGTGTGATAAGGGACGAGACACTATCGAGGTGTCAAAGCTGAATGGAGCGTACCGGACCGTTCTGGTCAACAGTGGCCTGAGGGAGCCACGTGCTGTGGCTGTGGACGTACGCTATGGGTGAGTCAGAGCGACAAAAAGCAGCACTGAGCAAAGATTCTTCTCAGCAgagaaagtttgttttattctgttttgatggtcagtgtgtgtatgtgtcttttaAGTTGAACTGCCTACATATGGTAGTTGACAGTTACTTACATTGAATATGTATTCgatttttatttccactgttatTCTTTCATTTAACCACATGACTTCTGGAACCACACTAATACAGCTTATCTCTGACAGGTACTTATACTGGTCAGACTGGGGTGACAACCCTCACATTGGGAGGATCGGGATGGATGGCACCAACAGAAGTGTCATCGTGGAGGATAAGATAACCTGGCCCAATGGTCTGACTCTGGACTTCGTTAATGACCGCATCTACTGGGCTGATGCTCGGGAGGACTACATTGCATTTGCCAGCCTGGATGGatccagcagacacacaggtaacacgcacacatagacacagtggagtgtgtttgtgtactctTCTAGTTGTTGCCACTGACTTATTTGTCTTTGTACCTGTGCCACTGTAGTTCTTGCTCAGGATATCCCCCACATCTTTGCTATGACCTTGTTTGAGGAGTACATCTACTGGACAGACTGGGAAACAAAGTCCATCAACAGAGCTCATAAGACCTTGGGAATCAACAAGACTATGCTGATCAGCACCTTACACAGACCAATGGACATCCACATTTACCACCCTTACCGCCAACCTGAAGGTAAGACCTGACTGTTATCCACAACCACGTGTATCTTCATGTATGTTCTGGTCCTTGTCTGATCGGCTCCTGTTTTGCTCTGTGTACATTTTCCTTGTTATTTAGTGGCCGGCCACCCATGTCAGATCAACAACGGAGGCTGCAGCAACCTGTGTCTTCTCTCACCTGGAGGGGGCTACAAGTGTGCATGCCCCACTAACTTTTATCTAGCAGCTGATGGCAAACAGTGCTTGTCCAACTGCACAGCAAGTCAGGTGTGACATCTCAGGATTTAACTTTTATCACATACACCTGTATTAACACAGTGCTAATTTGAAAAGCCGTgatcttttctgttctttccagTTTGTgtgcaaaaatgacaaatgcattCCATTTTGGTGGAAGTGTGACACCGAAGATGACTGCGGGGACCGCTCAGACGAACCAGCAGACTGCCGTGAGTGATAGACGCTGACCGGCTAGGACCGTTATTTACTCGTGATTCAGTGTTGTATTACGTTATTGTGCTTGTTCAGGTTAAGAATGTGCTTTGTCCTCTCGCTGCAGCTGAGTTTAAATGTAGGCCTGGACAGTTCCAGTGTGGCACCGGTATCTGCACTAACCCAGCATACATCTGTGATGGAGACAATGACTGCCAAGACAACTCTGACGAAGCCAATTGCGGTACACACACGTCCTTACACATATTTGAAATCCTTCTTCTTACTTGCACATATAATTACCCATAGTCCCTGTTACTTATTATTTGGTATCCTACTGTTTCCAGACATCCATGTGTGTCTGCCCAGTCAGTTTAAATGTAGTCACCCCAGTCGCTGCATCCCTGGCATCTTCCGTTGCAATGGACAGGACAActgtggagagggagaggatgagaAAGACTGTCGTAAGTTAGACCATCTTTTGTTTAGCAGCTTTTTCCTGTGATTAGCAGTTCGTCCAACTCTTTGGTCAAGAAACAAATATATGTATGTCTTCTGTTTAGTCAGACTAACATTTGTCCCCAGAGGTTGAACATTAATGACTGTAGTGACCCCATGACCTTTCCCATGTTGTATGCCTTAGTCCAGAGTTTTAATTTATCATCTAATGAGCAAATAGAAAATTGCTGAACACTACCACACTCCCCAGGAGGGTCGCTATCCGTTTGACCTTTTGTTTGGCAACGCCCTTAGGCTAAATGATGTTGCATAATATAATCACCATGACATTTGCTGAGCGCATTCATCCTCCACAGTGTGATATTACATAAGCTATAAACTGTGTGCCATTCTGAGGGTCAGAATTTACATTTCAGCGTGTTTAACTGCAAGGCTGTAAGAACGGCACAATCACCGTGTTATTATGCAATGAACTTTGCGGTCTCACGGTGCCTGTGGCAGGACTTTAGCATCGTAATCGTCctcatttgtaaaaatgtattagttTAGAAACACTTTACTTCGTGTTAAGTTAAGTGGTCTAAGCTTTGTGTCTCTTGTATAGCGGAAGTGACATGTGCCCCCAACCAGTTCCAGTGTGCCATCACCAAGCGCTGTATTCCACGGGTGTGGGTGTGCGACAGGGACAATGACTGCGTGGATGGATCTGATGAGCCTGCCAACTGCAGTAAGATA contains the following coding sequences:
- the LOC113153952 gene encoding delta-type opioid receptor — protein: MLTVAVRLEDIITTEDRMLQWNTTGPEDVLGNSSDPGLGSVERILVPILDSLVLLLGVVGHTMVLVILCGRQRRGVPRTGQFTQSSMTGTGTDILLLALSAADLLLLSMLPFHTVAIAMQHWPFGEIACRLVGFLGSACSSASVFTLATLAVSRYLTVVQPARAYSLLSRRRVSIAAVLLWIPACCLAAPQLVFRSVGTPRQASDGLACFAFLSHQDQVIYGVFHFLMSFLFPLVTIAVAYGSIYFFLWRGEHAGRAPQVERYQSKVTQTSAMLVLAFTVCWLPSYSLTLTLLADKTSGATGASPRYGAFTVFARFMATSSTVVNPILYVLMSQKFRQDLLRLFKRKEQRASGAVAMAAT